In Nymphaea colorata isolate Beijing-Zhang1983 chromosome 13, ASM883128v2, whole genome shotgun sequence, one DNA window encodes the following:
- the LOC116267003 gene encoding E3 ubiquitin-protein ligase RGLG3-like → MIPITHLHLVQDSITYSVKEIIEVNGEHIMDFLASLNIPFTCPRIEVEQSDALVWKNGDKGPTSFAPVINASIDIVERSKGTYHVLVIIIDGQVTKYSDPSSGCLSPQEGATIDAIVSASHYPLSIILVVIGDGPWDKLQQFGDNIPRREFDNFQFLNFTKIMSWNHDKTKKEAALALAALMEIPFQYKATQELNYLGHRRGSNPGLPPLPPPREVINHDK, encoded by the exons ATGATCCCTATAACTCATCTCCATCTAGTCCAAGATAGTATCACCTATTCTGTAAAGGAGATCATTGAGGTGAATGGGGAGCACATTATGGACTTCCTAGCCAGCCTTAACATCCCCTTCACTTGCCCTAGGATTGAAGTTGAGCAGTCAGATGCTCTGGTATGGAAGAATGGGGATAAAG GACCAACATCCTTTGCACCTGTAATTAATGCATCAATCGACATTGTTGAGAGAAGCAAAGGGACATATCATGTCCTTGTCATTATAATAGATGGGCAG GTAACTAAATATTCTGACCCATCTTCTGGATGTCTCAGTCCCCAAGAAGGTGCAACTATAGATGCCATAGTTTCTGCAAG TCACTACCCACTATCAATTATTTTGGTTGTTATTGGAGATGGGCCATGGGATAAATTGCAGCAGTTTGGTGATAACATTCCCCGGAGAGAGTTTGACAACTTCCAG tttttgaatttcacaaagATAATGTCATGGAATCATGACAAAACCAAGAAGGAAGCTGCACTTGCCCTGGCAGCTCTTATGGAAATTCCTTTCCAGTATAAAGCGACTCAAGAGCTCAATTACCTAGG GCATCGAAGGGGTAGTAATCCTGGCCTGCCTCCTCTCCCGCCTCCTCGTGAAGTAATCAATCATGACAAGTGA